Proteins from a genomic interval of Streptomyces fodineus:
- a CDS encoding LacI family DNA-binding transcriptional regulator, whose product MPTMADVARSAGVSVATVSHVLNGTRPVLPHTRQAVLDAIDALGYTPNTLARSLVTSRTRSIGLAVSAISNPYFTEILQGVEAAALEAGYSLLIADPHDDPGHERKVVQLLHERRVDGMIVAPSANPRELVGYLRRHAVPTVFLDRLIDRDGTDGAAAGDGAGTADGEGAPWYDQVCAESAEPTARLVTHLAGLGHSRIGLVAGLPGLSTTSERVSGYRNGLAAAGLAHDERLLVSGNSEADGAEEATAALLALPDPPTALVTANNAMTIGALRALRRHGLSVPDDIALCCFDDFAWTDLFSPRLTAIAQPSREVGAQAVRVLLERLGERRRPTRTVRLPCTFMHRTSCGCPEEPDGSEEPAHTASSQSEKGTAP is encoded by the coding sequence ATGCCGACCATGGCGGACGTCGCGCGGAGCGCCGGAGTCTCCGTGGCGACCGTTTCCCATGTCCTGAACGGCACGCGTCCGGTGCTGCCTCACACCCGCCAGGCCGTGCTGGATGCCATCGACGCCCTCGGCTACACGCCCAACACCCTGGCCCGCTCCCTGGTGACTTCCCGCACCCGCTCCATCGGGCTCGCGGTGTCGGCGATCAGCAATCCGTACTTCACGGAGATCCTTCAGGGCGTCGAGGCCGCCGCTCTGGAAGCGGGCTACAGCCTGCTCATCGCGGACCCGCACGACGATCCCGGGCATGAACGCAAGGTCGTCCAGCTCCTCCATGAACGCCGGGTGGACGGCATGATCGTCGCCCCCTCCGCGAACCCGCGTGAACTGGTCGGCTACCTCCGGCGTCACGCCGTACCGACCGTGTTCCTGGACCGGTTGATCGACCGGGACGGGACGGACGGTGCCGCGGCAGGCGATGGAGCCGGTACGGCCGACGGCGAGGGCGCGCCCTGGTACGACCAGGTCTGCGCCGAGAGCGCCGAGCCGACCGCCCGTCTGGTCACCCATCTCGCCGGGCTGGGCCATAGCCGGATCGGCCTGGTCGCGGGCCTGCCCGGGCTCAGCACCACCAGTGAGCGTGTCTCCGGTTACCGAAATGGCCTCGCTGCCGCCGGCCTGGCCCACGACGAACGGCTCCTCGTGTCCGGCAACTCCGAGGCCGATGGTGCCGAGGAGGCCACGGCCGCCCTGCTCGCCCTCCCCGATCCGCCCACGGCACTCGTCACCGCCAACAACGCGATGACCATCGGCGCCCTGCGCGCCCTGCGCCGGCACGGCCTGTCCGTTCCGGACGACATCGCCTTGTGCTGCTTCGACGACTTCGCCTGGACCGACCTGTTCTCGCCCCGTCTCACCGCCATCGCCCAGCCCAGCAGGGAGGTGGGCGCGCAGGCCGTCCGGGTGCTCCTGGAGCGTCTGGGCGAGCGGCGTCGGCCGACCCGGACGGTGCGGCTGCCCTGCACGTTCATGCATCGCACGTCCTGCGGATGCCCGGAGGAGCCGGACGGGTCCGAGGAGCCGGCGCACACCGCGTCATCCCAGTCGGAGAAGGGAACCGCCCCATGA
- a CDS encoding Rieske (2Fe-2S) protein, with translation MPDRPSASRRTVLRGAAVAPVAGLGLAACSVPGQGGSAASTPTAQVDLGADSEVSKGGAKLYRDHNVVVSRDGSGALKAYSTICTHAGCPINKLQGTTLICPCHGSQFDAVTGKVVQSPATEPLAELPVKTTNGRIIAGPGA, from the coding sequence ATGCCCGACCGACCCTCCGCGAGCCGCCGTACCGTCCTTCGAGGTGCCGCCGTGGCCCCGGTCGCCGGGCTCGGCCTGGCGGCGTGCTCGGTGCCGGGCCAGGGTGGTTCGGCCGCCTCGACCCCGACCGCGCAGGTCGACCTCGGTGCCGACAGCGAGGTCTCGAAGGGCGGCGCCAAGCTGTACCGGGATCACAACGTCGTCGTCAGCCGCGACGGAAGCGGCGCGCTGAAGGCGTACAGCACGATCTGCACGCACGCGGGGTGCCCCATCAACAAGCTGCAGGGGACCACCTTGATCTGCCCCTGCCACGGCAGCCAGTTCGACGCGGTGACGGGCAAGGTGGTCCAGTCACCGGCCACTGAGCCCCTGGCCGAGCTGCCGGTGAAGACCACGAACGGCAGGATCATCGCAGGCCCGGGCGCCTGA